A single region of the Salvia miltiorrhiza cultivar Shanhuang (shh) chromosome 8, IMPLAD_Smil_shh, whole genome shotgun sequence genome encodes:
- the LOC131001478 gene encoding classical arabinogalactan protein 4-like encodes MASSTGFKLFLVMALLATSCMAQSPAGAPTVSPTAAPMAPPTATPSPAPATPAPTPGPAAGPTAGGESPAPAPGTPAPASPSPAGPTAGPSADQPPADGSSGFVSRATFGGAALAAVLVAVALV; translated from the coding sequence ATGGCTTCATCAACAGGGTTCAAGCTTTTCCTAGTGATGGCACTGTTGGCCACTTCATGCATGGCCCAATCACCGGCAGGCGCACCAACGGTCTCCCCCACCGCAGCACCGATGGCGCCGCCCACCGCCACTCCTTCCCCGGCTCCAGCGACCCCCGCCCCCACCCCAGGACCGGCGGCCGGCCCCACCGCCGGGGGAGAGTCCCCCGCCCCCGCCCCGGGCACCCCCGCACCAGCCTCACCCAGCCCCGCCGGCCCCACCGCCGGCCCATCTGCCGACCAACCGCCCGCCGACGGCAGCAGCGGCTTCGTCAGCAGGGCTACCTTTGGCGGCGCCGCTCTCGCGGCGGTGCTTGTGGCGGTGGCTTTGGTTTAG
- the LOC130998133 gene encoding uncharacterized protein LOC130998133: MRGEFSGLKTLILKRNPNAYYVHCFVHQLQLTIVAVAKNHIIVGSLFNTISRLCNVVGGSCKRSDMLRESQIEKISEGITSDKIKTGRGLNQEMGMKRPGDTRWSSHYGTLINLIHLFTFVVDVLEYVGANGSDDSQKSEAMDLLDVISRFEFVFVLYLMKKILGITHDLSQVLQKKEQDVVNAMKLVNVAKTRLQAMRDKEWEMMLTDISKFCSKNEIEMLDMEDEYAPRGRRRRRVEEMTNLHHYRVELFYTVIGMQALEFNQGFDEVNTKLILCMSCLDPRESFSGFDIEKLLRLAKFYPSKFFEVALYELESQLENFIVDVRMDEKFLGLSGIGELAEKMLPLRLWKEPFQ; encoded by the exons ATGAGAGGTGAATTCAGTGGATTGAAAACTTTGATACTTAAGAGGAATCCTAATGCTTATTATGTTCATTGTTTTGTTCATCAGCTTCAACTAACAATTGTTGCTGTTGCAAAAAATCATATCATTGTTGGGTCTTTGTTTAATACTATCTCGCGTTTATGCAATGTGGTTGGAGGTTCATGTAAGCGCAGTGATATGCTTAGAGAAAGCCAAATAGAGAAGATTAGTGAAGGCATTACAAGTGATAAAATTAAGACAGGAAGGGGGTTGAATCAAGAAATGGGGATGAAACGACCTGGGGATACTCGTTGGAGTTCTCATTACGGTACTCTCATCAACTTGATTCACTTATTTACTTTTGTCGTTGATGTTCTTGAGTATGTTGGGGCAAATGGTAGCGATGATTCACAAAAATCTGAAGCTATGGATTTGTTAGATGTTATTAGTCGATTTGAGTTTGTCTTTGTGTTATATCTGATGAAGAAAATTTTGGGAATTACACATGATCTCTCTCAAGTGCTACAAAAGAAAGAACAAGATGTTGTGAATGCAATGAAACTTGTTAATGTTGCAAAAACTCGCTTGCAAGCAATGAGAGATAAAGAATGGGAGATGATGTTAACTGACATTTCTAAGTTTTGTAGTAAAAATGAGATAGAAATGCTAGATATGGAAGATGAATATGCACCTCGAGGAAGAAGAAGGCGTAGAGTTGAGGAAATGACAAATCTCCACCATTATCGAGTTGAGCTATTTTACACTGTGATTGGTATGCAAGCTTTAGAGTTTAATCAAGGTTTTGATGAAGTCAACACAAAATTGATTTTATGCATGTCATGCTTGGATCCTAGAGAATCATTTTCTGGATTTGATATTGAAAAGCTACTTCGTCTTGCAAAGTTTTATCCATCGAAATTTTTTGAAGTTGCTTTGTATGAACTTGAAAGTCAGCTTGAGAACTTTATTGTTGATGTGCGCATGGATGAAAAGTTCTTAGGATTATCAGGGATTGGAGAGCTAGCTGAGAAGATG TTGCCACTGCGTCTGTGGAAAGAGCCTTTTCAGTAA